The following are encoded together in the Vibrio lentus genome:
- a CDS encoding Rid family detoxifying hydrolase, with product MRKIIDTQAAPKAIGPYSQGIITSGLIFTSGQLPLSPQTGFLVKNSLEKQTVQCLENMRAILLQADADMSDVVKTTVYITDMMSFSVVNEIYNDFFIKHGANYFPARTCIEVSKLPLNAMIEIEAVAVAP from the coding sequence ATGCGCAAAATCATTGATACTCAAGCGGCCCCAAAAGCGATTGGCCCATACTCCCAAGGGATCATCACCAGTGGGTTAATTTTCACTTCTGGTCAATTACCACTGAGTCCCCAGACTGGGTTTTTGGTTAAAAATAGTCTTGAGAAGCAAACGGTGCAGTGTCTAGAGAATATGAGAGCGATTTTGCTCCAGGCAGACGCTGACATGTCAGACGTAGTGAAAACAACTGTTTATATTACCGATATGATGAGCTTTTCAGTTGTAAATGAAATTTATAATGATTTTTTCATTAAGCACGGCGCCAATTATTTTCCTGCGAGAACCTGTATTGAAGTATCGAAACTTCCTCTCAACGCCATGATTGAGATAGAAGCCGTTGCTGTTGCACCTTAG